The sequence ATGTATCTCTAAGCTTTTctacatgcaccactttgcagtgtagtacTTCTTATGGATTCCGAATGATGTTAACGGCTTTCTCGGCTACTTGCTCCATAATGTCTAAGAAGGTCCCATaaggtcctcctatccacaATGTCAAATGATTTCTCATAATTAAGGAAGTCAAAATATAGTGACGAACtctattcaactgattgttcaacgatgattcATAGCGTCACGATTtgatctgtgcacgaccgatccttacgaaatccgaTCTGTTAatttcgaagttgggcgtctactgagtctttcatccgattcagcaacactgttgaaaacgttttctggtactgacagtgttgtgatgcctctgtagttctcacatttgctcaaatctcctttctttggcatcttgatgaggtgttcttctttccagtcagtctgtggcacttgttcttcctctcaaaTCCTCCTGAATAAAATATGGATCATGTTTGCAGTTGATTCTGTGTCTAACTTCAGATATTCAGCTGGTATATTATCAGATCTTGCTgttttcccactcttgatttgtctgatgaccggccatcctgatttcttcgatcgttggtagaGTGACATTTATAGGAATGTGTGCATGTGCTGCCTAGATGTCCGGTAgattcagtggagctagtcTATTCAAGATTTCTTAGAAGTATCCTACCCATCTGTCCCTCTGTTCCTGAATCTCGGTGATTATCTTGCCTCCTTTGTCCTTTACCagtctctggtttactatatttcactTCTAGTTTCTTCATtatatcatatagttgtttcatatttccttctcttgcagcttttttaTTGTCGTTGCTAGGTCTTTCAAGCATTTGTTTTTGTAgactctaatgctcctcttcactctcTTGCTTGCTTCTTTGTACCTGCAAACAATCATTTTAAAATACACAATATAATGTTAAATTGATCATTTTATTAATCACATAACGAACTTAGTCGTTAAAACACTATCGTTCAACAGGACTcatcaatataaataatttttgttcgcttttaaattaataaataattactaaATCCTTGAAACAATCATTccgtttgataaatttcgataatgcaatgagaagatgaagCTTATCAAAatcatgtgatatatttgcgcaacacatttcgaacaatctgatcacaaatATActtccaatggtcaaataagatcacaggatagacagacatcattcttcattgcgaaacatttgatttagactagtcataaggttgacatcaagtcagcatttgtagtgttgtacaaaagtcCTGAAGGACGTATACTacggtttattgaagccttgtcTACACGGAAACTGGAACCCCctttatgcgttcaaaaacagtttgtacTTAaccttaacctaccctggtaatactgatttattatccaaagTGTTTATCACAttatttttgtgtactttattattattttttgccgttgttacggcttacctttaacctgtctagaTGACCTTTTAATTTCCATATAGAagtgtcttaacaagtatactaaatctttacttataataaaatattgcTGATATATGGCAAATAGTTATACTTTTGAAATGATGGCAAATATTTGTAATTTAGCAAAAGAATTTTAAAGGTATTGTTTTTGTTGGGTTGTATGGTTTAATCGAGATTTCTTTATTGATTCCTAAACATCAGGATATCATACTTTTAATAATTGTGAGAGCTTATGCTTCATTATCGAAAAATACGATTTCTGTTGTTGAGATAAATGAATTCTTTCGCGAAAAGAATTACAGTGCTCTAGAGCATTCTTTATCCAGAAACTTCATAGGACCGTTACTAATGTTTAAGACTATCCCACATAGCATCCACGGTATTGTTATGGTAGTAAGAGTTGGGATTAAAGTTATAGTTAGTCAACACAAACACCATTGAATTCGAAACAGAAAAAACATATTCAACTTGAGGAAATTCACTGATTGGTAGCGGGATACAAGTTTCACGAAATATAAATGAGTGATAAATATCTTTATAAATTAACTGCAACAACATATAAAGTATTAGCGTGAAATGTATTTCGAATCGCAAAtctatattatttttcttttgaatATGATAAAACAAGCTATCATGAACATTTGATTACTGTCAATGGTCATAGTAAATGATGGGTTTATCCTTGCTTTACTTGTTGGCACAAATATGACCATAAATAAGCATCGTAGTATTTTCATTTCCATTATCAACACTGTTGAGTAAAATGAGAATGAAATTTAAACTTACTTGAAGTATGAAGACTTGAAATAATGGATATCAATAATGATTAGgcttatttttctaaattagaaGAAATCAGTTGAcaacaatttatttgaaaacttaTTCTAATCTCGATACTCACAGTCATCCTTAACTCTCAATATTATTGAATACAAGGGTGATTTCTAAAATTGAAAGCACTCGTACCAAGTTCAGATAAATGGTTATGTGGTAATCACTATAAGCCGAATTATATACtgtgaataaaatgtttcataAATCTCGTCGAGTAAATGCAAAAACATATTCTACTGATGAATAGCATAAAACTTAAAAAAATGTACATTGTCGATTAAACTAACGCCTGTGTTCACATCAGCTAACAATTCTATACATACAACTGTACACAAAATGTCAACTTATTTATTCGACACTCTCAAAATACTCATGAGTAGTGGATAAATgtagaattataatttatttgtattaaccGTGCTcacaaataattgaaatactCTGGAATTGctctgaagaagtccagacaagttagctggacgaaacgttggcatcatttaaatttcaatcgctgagattatttccagtataattttcacattaaaatagtaataatagttcattattgattgttcattagCTTCAGAAAAGTCATGATTGTATGAGAGGTGTTAGGAGGTTAAACATATGGGACAAACCTCTattgaaaatgattatttagaTTAGTGAATAGAGTAAAAGATTTTCTAGTTTACATTTAGAAAACACTCAAATTCAGTGTTTATCTAGTATGGTCAAGCAAAAACATACAAATAATATACAAAGATGACCATCTATAAATATTGTTCGTATGAACGGAATGTAGACAATACTCACGTTATCTGTGACAATAAATCTAATTTGAATGATATTTTACTCATTTTGAGCATCACAAACACCAATGAAATTTGCTCTTGAAAAAGGAAAATAGTTCAAGTTTACACTCCCTTAATTTTGAGATGGTGAGATGATCAGATGGGAAGTCGCGAATACCTGTTTGCAAGAAACCAGTATGGAATATTTAgttattaattttttatactTAGGTCCCTATCGGTAGGAAGAGAAATTTTATTATATCTCTCCCTACGCTGATTAAATGAATCTGTACTCCCAAGTTTATGGGTTAGGACTTGACTCTTATGAGATGGCGGCCGAAAATATGTTTCCTCCGagatttatttatgaatatatgaATCTTATATCTCTAGGGGAATCTGTTATCTCTGCACCAAAGAACTAATGTCGATTTTAAAAGCAATTGATTTACCGATATCCTGAAATAGGATCTCAGACTCTCTCAATAGGACGTTCTTTACTACAAAGCTGAGAATAGTATTTGCCTGTCAGCCTTTATTTACCAAGAAATAAAAGGACAAAACGAAGCGTTCGAACCCTTCAATATGTATTTATTAGGAGGTTGAAAGTAGTCGAAAGGAAATACTGAGCCTTGGATTCTCGCTATTTAGCACTCAGCATTAATGTGTACTTGAACCCTAAAGTCACATGTTTTGagttataaatattcagtattcTACCATCTCCTACATAATGCTGGATTCGTCGCTATATACATAAAAATACAAGAACTATGTATATGAAAAGAGTTTGTCTAATCTTCTTGTCTTACCATCAATTTGAACTGTTAATCtctatttatcaaataataatttaatttaattcatcttttattaatttcatataaaatttATGGATTATATACCTTTTGTCTCTTTTACTTTGAAGTTCTGTTAACCCAACAaggtttacttttatttttatattcttatcaaatctatccatctatctatctatctatctatctatctatctatttatccacacatctatctatctatttaccAGTGGTCACATTACATGATggttattcatattcatctcCATTCACTAATCTTAAGGCGATCATGTAACTTTTAAATAACTGACAtcattacaacaacaacaacaacaacctatAAACAATTTTTGTTGCCTCCTTGTCAATCATTCATTCAGTTGACAACAGTCAATTAATTTGCAAAAAAAAATGAGTGCAATTAATGTATAAACgtcattaaataaacaaacaaacaaacaagcaaatcatattttacaattaatgaatattattataccAACGGAATTTATCTGAAAAAAGTATAATGAActtattattaatcataaataaataaattaaaaaaacccaATAATTCTATTCCGTTGATTCAATTAACTATAAAAACATTTCTAAAAATGTTTACTCGttagtttttctttcttttctttttttctctttttttctttatttaaaaaagagattgcattatcatcattatcataatgaataaatcgttattattattattactattatatttCACCTCATGTAATTTTTTGACCATGGCGTATAGTGGATATGGAAATCAACGTGGACAAAGTTATATAAATCCTGATTATCAACAATCTtatcaaaacaataaatataatggTGATGACTATActaaaaaatatataagtagTGATTATGATTCGACTACAAATAATGAATACGGTAATAAATATGGTAATGATTATGTTAAAGTTCAAAAGAAGAATAATTATGACAGTTCCAATTATCAACCAACGTCTTATGATTCATATACCGGTTATAATGGggataattacaataataataataataataataataataataataatgatcataagaATAACGATTATACACCAACAAATAATAATTACCAAGCAAATAATTATCAAGATTATGGATCCAGTGATATATCACCTACCAGTGAATATGGTATTGGTTCAATTGGTACTGGAGTTATGTCTGGTTCTAAGCATAGTCATACTCATTTAAATATTCATGGTAAAATGACTGGTGTTGGACATCAAGATTATGGTGTACATTATTTATCATTGACTAAATTCCGTAAAGGTGGTGGCTATGATATCTATGGGAAAAAACGACAGTTTTTAGATTATGATACAACAGGACATGTGAAAAAATATGGTAATCAACAAATGAAAGCGAAATTTGAAGTTGTTGGTAAATTGCATGGACATTCAACATTCAAGGATAAATCAAGTTTCAAACCAAGCGGTGGTAACTATGGTGGGAACGGAAACGGTGATCAACCCTACTGAAGACTAAAACAGTAAAACATAATAGTGAATAAGGAAcaggatcattattattaataataaaataaatatatttattatcattaaaaagtATTGTTTGTTATTGACATAACCAATAAACAGTTGATTAAATTGCATGAAGTACTTGTGATATTACATGAATAAACAAAGTATACTCAACAGTACCGAAGTATTTGATTCAATTTTCGATATGTGGTAATaacatttatggaaaccaataagaTTTCCTAAAGGTGTTTTGGTATAGCTAGTATtggtttagaagaacgatggtGACTTTGTATGATGTACCGTTTGTAGGCTAAACTGCTCAGTTTTGCTTTAGTTCCTGAAATCATATTATTGGACCATGTTTTGTTAAAGTATTTCGCTGTGATATCAGAAGACGAACTTTTTTATATGAGACTAAAATatgggtattgatctcctagaTCAAATTTCATACTCAGAAAGTTTCCTCAGTCTTGATAAGTTATTCATTAGCAATCAGACGCGAAAAAAAACGGAGCATTTGTAAGTTAAGTGACTGATTTCTTCAGAAAAGTCTCTTACCAGTCATACAAACAACTTAACTGAATGATGATTTAAGGTATTATTCTAAATCAAGTCAACGATGTACCACACATTGAAAGTTAAGAGTTAACTAAACcacaattaattttaaaatgatcGAAATTAATGGTTGAATAAGCAAACTAAAATTACTATCCTATTGGTAGATCCCCATGTTTGTTTTAGCATCACACATAATACTTCTAGTTAAATGTGTATAACCTAAAATACAGACTTATTTAGACAGTTAATACGATTCATAAAAAGTACTCTGTCAAATCGTACATTGTATATTCTGAGTTAAACTATGTATTcaaagaatgaattcattttcatcgAAATCATATGGAGTTTCTTTACGGAGAGTAGAGTAATGAAGTGTTAGGATGTTGATAATCGGTCCTTTATTTTACTTGGTTAGTTGTGATATGATCAGAGTAGTTTTAAGGAAGTTGATAATAAGTACTAACTGTAGCTAAAAATCAAATGAGAATCAGGAAGCATTGGCCGtattaacaaataaacaattatgaCTTCACCGAAGCACGAATTCAGAAGCTTCAGGTCTCATGTGGTATAGGTCTCTTGTAAACAGGTATTCGCGACTTCCCATCTGATCATCTCACCATCTCAAAATTAAGGGAGTGTAAACTTGAACTATTTTCCTTTTTCAAGAGCAAATTTCATTGGTGTTTGTGATGCTCAAAATGAGTAAAATATCATTCAAATTAGATTTATTGTCACAGATAACGTGAGTATTGTCTACATTCCGTTCATACGAACAATATTTATAGATGGTCATCTTTGTATATTATTTGTATGTTTTTGCTTGACCATACTAGATAAACACTGAATTTGAGTGTTTTCTAAATGTAAACTAGAAAATCTTTTACTCTATTCACTAAtctaaataatcattttcaatAGAGGTTTGTCCCATATGTTTAACCTCCTAACACCTCTCATACAATCATGACTTTTCTGAAGctaatgaacaatcaataatgaactattattactattttaatgtgaaaattatactggaaataatctcagcgattgaaatttaaatgatgccaacgtttcgtccagctaacttgtctggacttcttcagagCAATTCCAGagtatttcaattatttgtgAGCACggttaatacaaataaattataattctacATTTATCCACTACTCATGAGTATTTTGAGAGTGTCGAATAAATAAGTTGACATTTTGTGTACAGTTGTATGTATAGAATTGTTAGCTGATGTGAACACAGGCGTTAGTTTAATCGACAATGTACATTTTTTTAAGTTTTATGCTATTCATCAGTAGAATATGTTTTTGCATTTACTCGACGAGATTtatgaaacattttattcacaGTATATAATTCGGCTTATAGTGATTACCACATAACCATTTATCTGAACTTGGTACGAGTGCTTTCAATTTTAGAAATCACCCTTGTATTCAATAATATTGAGAGTTAAGGATGACTGTGAGTATCGAGATTAGAAtaagttttcaaataaattgttgTCAACTGATTTCttctaatttagaaaaataagcCTAATCATTGATATCCGTTACTTCATCTCCTACCTGGTTTCGTATGAATTTTATATGTTCAACATCACTTTTTCAGGTTTTCTAGCCAAGAAATTTAGCG comes from Schistosoma haematobium chromosome 3, whole genome shotgun sequence and encodes:
- a CDS encoding hypothetical protein (EggNog:ENOG410343W~COG:I), encoding MAYSGYGNQRGQSYINPDYQQSYQNNKYNGDDYTKKYISSDYDSTTNNEYGNKYGNDYVKVQKKNNYDSSNYQPTSYDSYTGYNGDNYNNNNNNNNNNNNDHKNNDYTPTNNNYQANNYQDYGSSDISPTSEYGIGSIGTGVMSGSKHSHTHLNIHGKMTGVGHQDYGVHYLSLTKFRKGGGYDIYGKKRQFLDYDTTGHVKKYGNQQMKAKFEVVGKLHGHSTFKDKSSFKPSGGNYGGNGNGDQPY